In Caldicellulosiruptor morganii, the following proteins share a genomic window:
- a CDS encoding glycoside hydrolase family 48 protein, with protein MGKVPKMKRFLSFLFVMAIITMILSPGVISVAQESSDQYAKIYFANNKYYLFNNTWGSSSAGSGWWSKIFFNSYNESTYQADMGWSFSYANVNPDSVKAYQSIVCGWHWTNGCGTGTGLPVQIASKKSINTSIAYEITGAESSRLNFAYDIWLYNSSQPNSNTTPTDEIMIWLNRWGGPNPIGSKVATFNIAGATWDLYEGYNTWKVYSFVRTSGVSSASFDIMEFLNTLVQQRGLDASKYVISVEVGTEVFYGNASVKITNYSVNVGTSNSTPTPTPTAAPTTTPTPAPSGGVVKIDTSDLVGINHAHCWYRDKLDVALRGIRSWGANSVRIVLSNGYRWTKIPANEVANIISLSRTLGFKAIVLEVHDTTGYGEDGAACSLAQAVEYWKEIKSVLDGNEDFVIINIGNEPYGNNNYQKWVDDTKNAIVALRNAGFKHTIMVDAPNWGQDWSYTMRDNATAIYNSDPLRNLVFSIHMYGVYNTADKVESYIKSFVDRGLPLVIGEFGHNHTDGDPDEASIVKYAKQYKIGLFGWSWCGNSSYVGYLDMVNNWDPNNPTQWGAWFKANAIGSSSSTPTPSPTSTVTPTPTPTPTPTVSVTPTPTPTPTGAPGTGSGLKVLYKNNETSASAASIRPWFKIVNGGSSSVDLSRVKIRYWYTVDGDKPQSAVCDWAQIGASNVTFNFVKLSSAVSGADYYLEVGFSSGAGQLQPGKDTGDIQVRFNKNDWSNYNQADDWSWMQSMTNYGENAKVTLYVDGVLVWGQEPGGATPAPTSTVTPTPTPTVTSTPTPTPTPTPTVTPTPTVSVMPTPAPTASPAGGSYWTPSESYGALKVWYANGNLSSTTNVLNPKIKIENVGTTAVDLSRVKVRYWYTIDGEATQSVSVASSINPAYIDVKFVKLRANAGGADYYVEVGFKSGAGVLAAGQSTKEIRLSIQKSSGSYNQSNDYSVRSVTSYIENEKVTGYIDDVLVWGKEPSRNAQIKVWYANGNLSSTTNVLNPKIKIENVGTTAVDLSRVKVRYWYTIDGEATQSVSVASSINPAYIDVKFVKLGANAGGADYYVEIGFKSGAGVLAAGQSTKEIRLSIQKSSGSYNQSNDYSVRSVTSYIENEKVTGYIDDAIVWGKEPSRGTKPAGGVTPTPAPTPTATPTPTPTITPTPTPTPTATTTPTPTPTPTSSSGLGVYGQRFMWLWNKIHDPANGYFNQDGIPYHSVETLICEAPDYGHLTTSEAFSYYVWLEAVYGKLTGDWSKFKTAWDTLEKYMIPSAEDQPMGGYNPSKPATYAGEWETPDKYPSPLEFDVPVGQDPLHSELVNTYGTQMMYGMHWLMDVDNWYGYGRRGDGVSRASFINTFQRGPEESVWETVPHPSWETFKWGGPNGFLDLFIKDQNYAKQWRYTNAPDADARAIQATYWAKEWAKQQGKLNEISSYVAKAAKMGDYLRYAMFDKYFKPLGCQDKYAAGATGYGSAHYLLSWYYAWGGALDGTWSWKIGCSHAHFGYQNPMAAWVLANDSDIKPKSPNGANDWAKSLKRQVEFYRWLQSAEGAIAGGATNSWNGRYEKYPAGTATFYGMAYEPNPVYHDPGSNTWFGFQAWSMQRVAEYYYVTGDRDAGALLEKWVSWVKSVVKLNSDGTFAIPSTLDWSGQPDTWNGTYTGNPNLHVKVVDYGTDLGITASLANALLYYSAATKKYGVFDEAAKNLAKELLDRMWNLYRDDKGLSAPEKRGDYKRFFEQEVYIPAGWTGKMPNGDVIKSGVKFIDIRSKYKQDPDWQKLVSAYNAGQAPEFRYHRFWAQCDIAIANATYEILFGNQ; from the coding sequence ATGGGCAAAGTACCTAAAATGAAAAGATTTTTATCTTTTCTTTTTGTAATGGCTATAATAACAATGATCCTATCGCCAGGAGTCATTTCAGTAGCTCAAGAATCATCGGATCAGTACGCAAAAATATATTTTGCAAACAACAAATACTATTTATTCAACAATACATGGGGTTCGAGTTCAGCGGGATCGGGCTGGTGGTCAAAAATATTCTTTAATTCATATAATGAAAGTACGTATCAGGCAGATATGGGATGGAGCTTTAGCTACGCAAATGTAAACCCTGACTCAGTGAAAGCATATCAATCAATTGTATGTGGATGGCACTGGACAAATGGTTGTGGGACAGGAACAGGATTACCTGTACAGATAGCATCTAAAAAAAGCATAAATACTTCTATTGCATATGAAATAACAGGCGCGGAAAGCAGTCGTCTAAATTTTGCGTATGATATTTGGCTATATAATTCAAGTCAGCCAAATTCTAATACTACACCAACTGACGAGATAATGATATGGCTAAATAGATGGGGTGGACCTAACCCGATAGGTAGTAAAGTTGCTACATTTAACATAGCAGGTGCTACATGGGATTTGTATGAGGGCTATAATACATGGAAAGTTTATTCATTTGTAAGAACATCGGGTGTTAGTTCTGCAAGCTTTGACATAATGGAATTCTTAAATACACTTGTCCAGCAGAGAGGGCTGGATGCATCAAAGTATGTAATAAGTGTTGAGGTAGGCACTGAAGTATTTTATGGGAATGCGAGCGTAAAAATAACAAATTACTCAGTAAATGTAGGAACATCTAATTCAACACCAACGCCAACACCAACGGCAGCTCCTACTACGACACCGACACCAGCTCCGAGTGGCGGAGTAGTGAAAATTGACACAAGTGATTTAGTTGGTATAAATCATGCACATTGCTGGTACAGAGACAAACTTGATGTAGCTTTGAGAGGCATACGCTCATGGGGTGCAAATTCGGTCAGGATTGTTCTGAGCAATGGCTATAGATGGACAAAAATACCTGCAAACGAGGTAGCAAACATTATATCGCTATCACGAACATTAGGATTTAAGGCTATAGTTTTGGAGGTGCACGACACAACTGGTTATGGAGAAGATGGAGCAGCATGTTCCTTGGCACAGGCAGTAGAGTACTGGAAGGAAATCAAGAGTGTACTTGATGGTAATGAAGACTTTGTAATAATCAATATAGGAAATGAGCCATATGGCAATAATAATTACCAGAAATGGGTTGATGATACTAAAAATGCAATAGTTGCATTGAGAAATGCAGGGTTTAAACATACAATAATGGTTGATGCGCCGAACTGGGGACAGGATTGGAGCTATACTATGAGAGACAATGCGACAGCAATATACAATTCTGATCCACTGCGTAATCTGGTATTTTCGATTCATATGTACGGCGTATACAATACTGCGGATAAGGTGGAAAGTTATATAAAGTCATTTGTTGATAGAGGATTACCATTGGTTATAGGCGAATTTGGACATAATCATACAGATGGAGATCCTGATGAGGCTTCTATAGTAAAGTATGCTAAGCAATATAAAATTGGATTATTTGGATGGTCATGGTGTGGAAACTCAAGCTATGTTGGATATTTGGATATGGTAAATAACTGGGATCCTAATAATCCAACACAATGGGGTGCATGGTTTAAAGCGAATGCAATTGGTAGCAGCAGTTCAACCCCGACACCAAGCCCAACATCAACAGTTACCCCAACACCAACGCCAACCCCGACACCAACAGTAAGTGTAACTCCGACACCGACCCCGACACCGACGGGTGCACCTGGTACGGGAAGTGGATTGAAGGTACTGTACAAGAACAATGAGACGAGTGCGAGTGCGGCATCAATAAGGCCATGGTTTAAGATAGTGAATGGAGGCAGCAGCAGTGTTGATCTTAGCAGGGTTAAGATAAGATACTGGTACACGGTGGATGGTGACAAGCCGCAGAGTGCGGTATGTGACTGGGCACAGATAGGAGCAAGCAATGTGACATTCAACTTTGTGAAGCTGAGCAGCGCTGTGAGTGGAGCGGATTATTACTTGGAGGTAGGGTTTAGCAGTGGAGCTGGGCAGCTGCAGCCTGGAAAGGACACAGGGGATATACAGGTAAGGTTTAACAAGAATGACTGGAGCAATTACAACCAGGCAGACGACTGGTCATGGATGCAGAGCATGACGAATTATGGAGAAAATGCGAAGGTAACGCTATATGTAGATGGAGTTCTGGTATGGGGGCAGGAGCCGGGAGGAGCGACACCTGCACCGACAAGCACAGTAACACCAACGCCAACGCCGACAGTAACATCAACACCAACTCCAACACCTACACCTACACCGACAGTGACCCCGACACCGACAGTGAGTGTAATGCCAACACCGGCACCGACGGCATCACCGGCAGGTGGGAGTTACTGGACACCGAGTGAGAGTTACGGTGCGCTGAAGGTATGGTATGCAAATGGTAATTTGAGTAGCACGACGAATGTATTGAATCCGAAGATAAAGATAGAGAATGTAGGGACGACGGCGGTAGATCTTAGCAGGGTTAAGGTAAGATACTGGTACACGATAGATGGAGAGGCGACGCAGAGTGTAAGTGTAGCAAGCAGCATAAATCCTGCATATATAGATGTGAAGTTTGTGAAGCTTAGGGCGAATGCAGGCGGAGCGGACTATTATGTAGAGGTAGGTTTTAAGAGTGGAGCAGGTGTTTTGGCAGCGGGTCAGAGCACGAAGGAGATAAGGCTAAGCATACAGAAGAGCAGTGGCAGCTACAATCAGTCGAATGACTATTCGGTAAGAAGTGTGACGAGCTATATAGAGAACGAGAAGGTAACAGGGTATATAGATGATGTACTTGTATGGGGCAAAGAGCCGAGCAGGAACGCCCAGATCAAGGTATGGTATGCGAATGGTAATTTGAGCAGCACGACGAATGTATTGAATCCGAAGATAAAGATAGAGAATGTAGGGACGACGGCGGTAGATCTTAGCAGGGTTAAGGTAAGATACTGGTACACGATAGATGGAGAGGCGACACAGAGTGTAAGTGTAGCAAGCAGCATAAATCCTGCATATATAGATGTGAAGTTTGTGAAGCTTGGGGCGAATGCAGGCGGAGCGGACTATTATGTAGAGATAGGGTTTAAGAGTGGAGCAGGTGTTTTGGCAGCAGGTCAGAGCACGAAGGAGATAAGGCTAAGCATACAGAAGAGCAGTGGCAGCTACAATCAGTCAAATGACTATTCGGTAAGAAGTGTGACGAGCTATATAGAGAACGAGAAGGTAACAGGGTATATAGATGATGCGATAGTATGGGGTAAAGAGCCGAGCAGGGGTACAAAGCCGGCGGGTGGAGTGACACCGACACCGGCGCCGACGCCGACGGCAACTCCTACTCCGACACCTACAATCACACCAACCCCGACACCGACGCCGACAGCAACAACTACCCCAACACCTACTCCGACACCGACATCGAGCAGTGGACTTGGTGTATACGGGCAGAGGTTTATGTGGTTGTGGAACAAGATACATGATCCGGCAAACGGCTATTTTAACCAGGACGGGATACCATATCATTCAGTGGAGACATTGATATGTGAGGCACCTGATTATGGACATTTGACGACAAGTGAAGCATTTTCGTACTATGTATGGCTTGAGGCGGTATATGGGAAGTTGACAGGTGACTGGAGCAAGTTCAAGACGGCATGGGATACGCTTGAGAAGTATATGATACCATCAGCAGAGGATCAGCCGATGGGAGGATACAATCCGAGCAAGCCAGCGACATATGCAGGAGAATGGGAGACACCGGACAAGTATCCATCACCGCTTGAGTTTGACGTACCGGTTGGGCAGGATCCTTTGCACAGTGAGCTGGTTAACACATATGGTACACAGATGATGTATGGGATGCACTGGTTGATGGACGTAGACAACTGGTATGGATATGGCAGGAGAGGAGATGGAGTAAGCAGAGCATCATTTATCAACACGTTCCAGAGAGGGCCGGAGGAGTCTGTATGGGAGACAGTGCCACATCCGAGCTGGGAGACATTTAAGTGGGGCGGACCGAATGGATTTTTGGATCTGTTTATCAAGGATCAGAATTATGCGAAGCAATGGAGATATACTAATGCACCGGATGCAGATGCGAGGGCAATACAGGCGACATACTGGGCGAAGGAATGGGCAAAGCAACAGGGCAAGCTCAATGAGATAAGCAGCTATGTAGCGAAGGCAGCGAAGATGGGCGACTATTTGAGGTATGCGATGTTTGACAAGTATTTCAAGCCATTGGGGTGCCAGGACAAGTACGCAGCTGGTGCAACAGGATATGGAAGTGCGCACTATCTGCTGTCATGGTACTATGCATGGGGAGGAGCTCTTGACGGGACATGGTCGTGGAAGATAGGTTGTAGCCATGCGCACTTTGGATATCAAAATCCGATGGCAGCATGGGTGTTGGCTAATGATAGTGATATTAAGCCGAAGTCACCGAACGGGGCGAATGACTGGGCGAAGAGCTTGAAGAGGCAGGTAGAATTTTACAGATGGCTGCAATCAGCTGAGGGAGCGATAGCAGGCGGAGCGACCAATTCATGGAATGGTAGATATGAGAAGTATCCGGCAGGGACAGCGACATTTTATGGTATGGCATATGAGCCGAACCCGGTATACCATGATCCTGGCAGCAACACATGGTTTGGATTCCAGGCATGGTCGATGCAGAGGGTAGCAGAGTACTACTATGTAACAGGAGACAGGGATGCAGGAGCATTGCTTGAGAAGTGGGTAAGCTGGGTAAAGAGTGTAGTGAAGCTTAACAGTGATGGTACATTTGCGATACCGTCGACACTTGACTGGAGCGGTCAGCCGGATACATGGAATGGGACATATACGGGCAATCCAAATCTGCATGTGAAGGTAGTGGATTATGGAACAGATTTAGGAATAACTGCATCACTTGCGAATGCGCTTTTGTACTACAGTGCGGCGACGAAGAAGTACGGAGTATTTGATGAAGCAGCGAAGAATTTGGCGAAAGAGCTGCTTGACAGGATGTGGAACTTATACAGGGATGACAAAGGTTTGTCGGCACCCGAGAAGAGAGGGGATTACAAGAGGTTCTTTGAGCAAGAGGTATACATTCCAGCGGGCTGGACAGGGAAGATGCCGAACGGGGATGTAATAAAGAGTGGAGTGAAGTTTATAGACATAAGGAGCAAGTACAAACAGGATCCTGACTGGCAGAAGCTGGTTTCAGCATACAATGCCGGGCAGGCACCGGAGTTCAGGTATCACAGATTCTGGGCACAGTGTGACATAGCAATCGCCAATGCAACATATGAAATCCTGTTCGGTAATCAGTAA